A genomic stretch from Gorilla gorilla gorilla isolate KB3781 chromosome 20, NHGRI_mGorGor1-v2.1_pri, whole genome shotgun sequence includes:
- the GARIN5B gene encoding Golgi-associated RAB2 interactor protein 5B isoform X2, which yields MIWLQNRRCLEPLQGTPKWVPVLGELQKTLQKGEYLPLRPLPMFESNFVQVTHQGGRVFVNHRTNRLAMGVAASLPGLVLPDILLIGQPAEDRDCSGLVLTRMIPLDLVHLCVHDLSAWRLKLRLVSGRQYYLALDAPDNEVGFLFHCWVRLINLLQEPAPTWTPRTTRTAPLDMPLAEAPASTWHLQDQPISRHAVRVAEHNFPHKTVAAQRQRKAKVLKRSFKSQAVGDSVPLIWSQLEHADVRKKPAEKKSHSDPRPDRTHTQICLPEKTSITTWTIFSIISSTANQTQSSPKACTSASDEATGQGHVVESPSPCVSADRPDGFFLGSCSSLDPCLWHQDTEDLMDSEGSTLSSAASGLAPYPPAACLSTPYSSIPRGREKAGPMGSHQGPGPPPCQKAPSGPVTSCKAPFLVDQSQKLPAVPASSWKPPPGLAPPQKAPAASAPPRKAPAVPAPSQKAPAIPASSRKPSAASASPRKASAVPAPPQKTPPPSQKAPSVPTIPQKAVSPTAPKKKSLLLPAPSQKALPTSPTQYQMALGPPASRGKLPGNFDVLPTGIPGRAVLERSQSGGKPEPAVTVRTQETDVVEMTTQAKSPESPFTVTKKESKDILISQTEEVSLEAFRGQGKSEDRAHWAKLEERSPDPPGVRSKELEQRKRRVKAKELAVEGPSQEHSRPFSVEALTLAKLMITANSKEQRSKPALVSLPSWLLATPQVSATSMMASMPSRPGQLSSLEGKPVVVREQPESHTWVKEGKRPWGEMKEPPWDPEGPPKVPFRSKPTSASLKREGISQAPIPLTASPWEDLRPSPLSETLISKMEATARASQQPKRVSQEPVRMPAQHPLATVGSSSEILLPMLLEVETVRNTGTKAEETQEESGVLNLLPRPGGEDGGSHEDILGESIPAEGTATAVPEAGVFVMCWTTGIPGWEMRSEVQQGGAHHGGLCRQF from the exons ATGATCTGGCTTCAAAACAGGAGGTGCCTTGAGCCGCTCCAGGGCACCCCGAAGTGGGTCCCCGTTCTGGGGGAGCTGCAAAAGACCCTCCAGAAGGGCGAGTACCTGCCCCTCCGTCCGCTGCCCATGTTCGAGAGTAACTTTGTTCAG GTGACCCATCAAGGGGGCCGGGTGTTCGTGAATCACAGAACCAACCGGCTGGCCATGGGCGTGGCCGCCTCCCTGCCAGGCCTGGTGTTGCCTGACATCTTGCTGATCGGCCAGCCCGCCGAGGACAGGGACTGCTCGGGCCTCGTGCTGACCAG gaTGATCCCCCTGGACCTCGTCCACCTCTGCGTCCATGACCTCTCTGCCTGGCGCCTGAAGCTACGCCTGGTCTCGGGCCGCCAGTACTACCTGGCCCTGGACGCCCCCGACAACGAGGTGGGCTTCCTGTTCCACTGCTGGGTCCGCCTCATCAACCTGCTTCAGGAGCCGGCTCCCACCTGGACCCCCAGGACCACGCGCACGGCCCCCCTGGATATGCCGCTGGCCGAAGCGCCTGCCTCCACCTGGCACCTGCAG GACCAGCCCATCAGCAGACATGCAG TCAGGGTTGCTGAGCACAACTTTCCCCATAAGACGGTGGCCGCTCAGAGACAGAGGAAGGCCAAG GTGCTCAAGCGCAGTTTCAAGTCTCAGGCCGTGGGCGACTCTGTGCCCCTCATCTGGTCGCAGCTGGAGCATGCCGACGTCAGGAAGAAACCTGCAGAAAAGAA GTCCCACTCAGACCCCCGCCCCGACAGAACTCACACCCAAATCTGCTTGCCTG AGAAGACCAGCATCACCACCTGGACCATCTTCAGCATCATTTCCAGCACTGCCAACCAGACACAGTCCTCTCCAAAG GCCTGCACATCTGCATCTGATGAGGCCACAGGCCAGGGACATGTGGTTGAGAGCCCTTCACCCTGTGTCTCAGCTGACCGCCCTGATGGCTTCTTTCTGGGCTCCTGCAGCTCCCTGGACCCGTGCCTGTGGCATCAGGACACGGAAGACCTCATGGACTCTGAGGGCAGCACTCTGTCGTCTGCTGCCTCCGGCCTGGCTCCCTATCCCCCGGCTGCCTGCCTCTCCACACCCTACTCTTCCATCCCCAGGGGCAGGGAAAAGGCCGGGCCTATGGGCTCCCACCAGGGGCCGGGGCCACCACCCTGCCAGAAGGCCCCATCTGGCCCTGTCACATCTTGTAAGGCACCATTCCTCGTTGACCAGTCCCAGAAGCTCCCAGCTGTACCTGCTTCATCGTGGAAACCCCCGCCTGGATTGGCTCCTCCCCAGAAGGCCCCAGCTGCATCAGCTCCTCCCCGGAAGGCCCCAGCTGTACCTGCTCCATCCCAGAAGGCCCCAGCCATACCTGCTTCATCCCGGAAGCCCTCAGCTGCGTCAGCTTCTCCCCGAAAGGCCTCAGCTGTACCTGCCCCACCCCAGAAGACCCCACCCCCATCTCAGAAGGCCCCATCTGTACCTACCATTCCCCAGAAGGCTGTGTCCCCCACTGCTCCAAAGAAGAAATCTCTGCTCCTCCCTGCCCCATCCCAGAAGGCTCTGCCAACCTCACCTACCCAATACCAGATGGCGCTGGGCCCCCCTGCCTCACGGGGGAAGCTCCCTGGCAATTTTGACGTGTTGCCAACAGGAATTCCTGGAAGAGCCGTGCTGGAGAGAAGCCAGTCTGGAGGGAAACCGGAGCCGGCGGTGACGGTgcgcacccaggagacagacgtAGTGGAGATGACGACTCAGGCCAAGTCCCCGGAGTCGCCCTTCACCGTGACCAAGAAGGAGTCCAAGGACATCCTGATTAGCCAAACCGAGGAGGTGAGCCTGGAGGCCTTCAGGGGCCAGGGGAAGTCGGAGGACCGGGCCCACTGGGCGAAGCTTGAAGAGAGGTCCCCGGACCCGCCTGGCGTGAGATCCAAGGAGTTGGAGCAGCGGAAGAGACGGGTCAAGGCGAAGGAGCTGGCTGTCGAGGGCCCCTCCCAGGAGCACAgcaggcccttctctgtggaaGCGCTCACCCTCGCCAAGCTCATGATCACGGCCAACTCCAAAGAGCAGCGCTCGAAACCCGCTTTGGTCTCACTTCCCTCCTGGCTCTTGGCGACTCCGCAGGTGTCGGCCACGTCAATGATGGCTTCCATGCCCTCCCGCCCCGGCCAGCTGTCCTCACTGGAGGGGAAGCCAGTGGTGGTCAGAGAGCAGCCAGAGTCGCACACCTGGGTGAAGGAGGGCAAGCGGCCATGGGGCGAGATGAAGGAGCCACCCTGGGACCCCGAGGGGCCACCCAAGGTGCCCTTTCGCTCCAAGCCCACCTCTGCCAGTCTGAAGAGGGAAGGAATCTCCCAGGCGCCTATCCCCCTGACCGCCTCACCGTGGGAGGACTTACGGCCATCGCCCCTCTCGGAGACCCTCATCTCAAAGATGGAGGCCACAGCCAGGGCGTCCCAGCAGCCCAAGAGGGTGTCGCAGGAGCCCGTGAGGATGCCAGCCCAGCACCCCCTGGCCACTGTGGGGTCGTCTTCAGAAATTCTTTTGCCCATGCTCTTAGAAGTTGAAACTGTGAGGAACACGGGCACCAAGGCAGAGGAGACACAGGAGGAATCGGGCGTCTTGAACCTTCTGCCCAG ACCTGGAGGAGAGGACGGAGGAAGCCATGAGGACATCTTGGGGGAAAGCATCCCAGCGGAAGGAACAGCCACTGCAGTCCCTGAGGCAGGAGTGTTTGTAATGTGCTGGACCACGGGGATCCCGGGGTGGGAAATGCGGTCAGAGGTGCAGCAGGGGGGCGCCCATCATGGAGGActttgcagacaattttag
- the GARIN5B gene encoding Golgi-associated RAB2 interactor protein 5B isoform X3, translating to MIWLQNRRCLEPLQGTPKWVPVLGELQKTLQKGEYLPLRPLPMFESNFVQVTHQGGRVFVNHRTNRLAMGVAASLPGLVLPDILLIGQPAEDRDCSGLVLTRMIPLDLVHLCVHDLSAWRLKLRLVSGRQYYLALDAPDNEVGFLFHCWVRLINLLQEPAPTWTPRTTRTAPLDMPLAEAPASTWHLQDQPISRHAVRVAEHNFPHKTVAAQRQRKAKVLKRSFKSQAVGDSVPLIWSQLEHADVRKKPAEKKSHSDPRPDRTHTQICLPEKTSITTWTIFSIISSTANQTQSSPKASLIPGACTSASDEATGQGHVVESPSPCVSADRPDGFFLGSCSSLDPCLWHQDTEDLMDSEGSTLSSAASGLAPYPPAACLSTPYSSIPRGREKAGPMGSHQGPGPPPCQKAPSGPVTSCKAPFLVDQSQKLPAVPASSWKPPPGLAPPQKAPAASAPPRKAPAVPAPSQKAPAIPASSRKPSAASASPRKASAVPAPPQKTPPPSQKAPSVPTIPQKAVSPTAPKKKSLLLPAPSQKALPTSPTQYQMALGPPASRGKLPGNFDVLPTGIPGRAVLERSQSGGKPEPAVTVRTQETDVVEMTTQAKSPESPFTVTKKESKDILISQTEEVSLEAFRGQGKSEDRAHWAKLEERSPDPPGVRSKELEQRKRRVKAKELAVEGPSQEHSRPFSVEALTLAKLMITANSKEQRSKPALVSLPSWLLATPQVSATSMMASMPSRPGQLSSLEGKPVVVREQPESHTWVKEGKRPWGEMKEPPWDPEGPPKVPFRSKPTSASLKREGISQAPIPLTASPWEDLRPSPLSETLISKMEATARASQQPKRVSQEPVRMPAQHPLATVGSSSEILLPMLLEVETVRNTGTKAEETQEESGVLNLLPSLQHSQHSEWPDAGA from the exons ATGATCTGGCTTCAAAACAGGAGGTGCCTTGAGCCGCTCCAGGGCACCCCGAAGTGGGTCCCCGTTCTGGGGGAGCTGCAAAAGACCCTCCAGAAGGGCGAGTACCTGCCCCTCCGTCCGCTGCCCATGTTCGAGAGTAACTTTGTTCAG GTGACCCATCAAGGGGGCCGGGTGTTCGTGAATCACAGAACCAACCGGCTGGCCATGGGCGTGGCCGCCTCCCTGCCAGGCCTGGTGTTGCCTGACATCTTGCTGATCGGCCAGCCCGCCGAGGACAGGGACTGCTCGGGCCTCGTGCTGACCAG gaTGATCCCCCTGGACCTCGTCCACCTCTGCGTCCATGACCTCTCTGCCTGGCGCCTGAAGCTACGCCTGGTCTCGGGCCGCCAGTACTACCTGGCCCTGGACGCCCCCGACAACGAGGTGGGCTTCCTGTTCCACTGCTGGGTCCGCCTCATCAACCTGCTTCAGGAGCCGGCTCCCACCTGGACCCCCAGGACCACGCGCACGGCCCCCCTGGATATGCCGCTGGCCGAAGCGCCTGCCTCCACCTGGCACCTGCAG GACCAGCCCATCAGCAGACATGCAG TCAGGGTTGCTGAGCACAACTTTCCCCATAAGACGGTGGCCGCTCAGAGACAGAGGAAGGCCAAG GTGCTCAAGCGCAGTTTCAAGTCTCAGGCCGTGGGCGACTCTGTGCCCCTCATCTGGTCGCAGCTGGAGCATGCCGACGTCAGGAAGAAACCTGCAGAAAAGAA GTCCCACTCAGACCCCCGCCCCGACAGAACTCACACCCAAATCTGCTTGCCTG AGAAGACCAGCATCACCACCTGGACCATCTTCAGCATCATTTCCAGCACTGCCAACCAGACACAGTCCTCTCCAAAGGCCAGCCTTATACCCGGG GCCTGCACATCTGCATCTGATGAGGCCACAGGCCAGGGACATGTGGTTGAGAGCCCTTCACCCTGTGTCTCAGCTGACCGCCCTGATGGCTTCTTTCTGGGCTCCTGCAGCTCCCTGGACCCGTGCCTGTGGCATCAGGACACGGAAGACCTCATGGACTCTGAGGGCAGCACTCTGTCGTCTGCTGCCTCCGGCCTGGCTCCCTATCCCCCGGCTGCCTGCCTCTCCACACCCTACTCTTCCATCCCCAGGGGCAGGGAAAAGGCCGGGCCTATGGGCTCCCACCAGGGGCCGGGGCCACCACCCTGCCAGAAGGCCCCATCTGGCCCTGTCACATCTTGTAAGGCACCATTCCTCGTTGACCAGTCCCAGAAGCTCCCAGCTGTACCTGCTTCATCGTGGAAACCCCCGCCTGGATTGGCTCCTCCCCAGAAGGCCCCAGCTGCATCAGCTCCTCCCCGGAAGGCCCCAGCTGTACCTGCTCCATCCCAGAAGGCCCCAGCCATACCTGCTTCATCCCGGAAGCCCTCAGCTGCGTCAGCTTCTCCCCGAAAGGCCTCAGCTGTACCTGCCCCACCCCAGAAGACCCCACCCCCATCTCAGAAGGCCCCATCTGTACCTACCATTCCCCAGAAGGCTGTGTCCCCCACTGCTCCAAAGAAGAAATCTCTGCTCCTCCCTGCCCCATCCCAGAAGGCTCTGCCAACCTCACCTACCCAATACCAGATGGCGCTGGGCCCCCCTGCCTCACGGGGGAAGCTCCCTGGCAATTTTGACGTGTTGCCAACAGGAATTCCTGGAAGAGCCGTGCTGGAGAGAAGCCAGTCTGGAGGGAAACCGGAGCCGGCGGTGACGGTgcgcacccaggagacagacgtAGTGGAGATGACGACTCAGGCCAAGTCCCCGGAGTCGCCCTTCACCGTGACCAAGAAGGAGTCCAAGGACATCCTGATTAGCCAAACCGAGGAGGTGAGCCTGGAGGCCTTCAGGGGCCAGGGGAAGTCGGAGGACCGGGCCCACTGGGCGAAGCTTGAAGAGAGGTCCCCGGACCCGCCTGGCGTGAGATCCAAGGAGTTGGAGCAGCGGAAGAGACGGGTCAAGGCGAAGGAGCTGGCTGTCGAGGGCCCCTCCCAGGAGCACAgcaggcccttctctgtggaaGCGCTCACCCTCGCCAAGCTCATGATCACGGCCAACTCCAAAGAGCAGCGCTCGAAACCCGCTTTGGTCTCACTTCCCTCCTGGCTCTTGGCGACTCCGCAGGTGTCGGCCACGTCAATGATGGCTTCCATGCCCTCCCGCCCCGGCCAGCTGTCCTCACTGGAGGGGAAGCCAGTGGTGGTCAGAGAGCAGCCAGAGTCGCACACCTGGGTGAAGGAGGGCAAGCGGCCATGGGGCGAGATGAAGGAGCCACCCTGGGACCCCGAGGGGCCACCCAAGGTGCCCTTTCGCTCCAAGCCCACCTCTGCCAGTCTGAAGAGGGAAGGAATCTCCCAGGCGCCTATCCCCCTGACCGCCTCACCGTGGGAGGACTTACGGCCATCGCCCCTCTCGGAGACCCTCATCTCAAAGATGGAGGCCACAGCCAGGGCGTCCCAGCAGCCCAAGAGGGTGTCGCAGGAGCCCGTGAGGATGCCAGCCCAGCACCCCCTGGCCACTGTGGGGTCGTCTTCAGAAATTCTTTTGCCCATGCTCTTAGAAGTTGAAACTGTGAGGAACACGGGCACCAAGGCAGAGGAGACACAGGAGGAATCGGGCGTCTTGAACCTTCTGCCCAG CCTGCAGCACTCCCAGCACTCCGAGTGGCCGGATGCGGGGGCTTAA
- the GARIN5B gene encoding Golgi-associated RAB2 interactor protein 5B isoform X4, with protein sequence MIWLQNRRCLEPLQGTPKWVPVLGELQKTLQKGEYLPLRPLPMFESNFVQVTHQGGRVFVNHRTNRLAMGVAASLPGLVLPDILLIGQPAEDRDCSGLVLTRMIPLDLVHLCVHDLSAWRLKLRLVSGRQYYLALDAPDNEVGFLFHCWVRLINLLQEPAPTWTPRTTRTAPLDMPLAEAPASTWHLQDQPISRHAVRVAEHNFPHKTVAAQRQRKAKVLKRSFKSQAVGDSVPLIWSQLEHADVRKKPAEKKSHSDPRPDRTHTQICLPEKTSITTWTIFSIISSTANQTQSSPKACTSASDEATGQGHVVESPSPCVSADRPDGFFLGSCSSLDPCLWHQDTEDLMDSEGSTLSSAASGLAPYPPAACLSTPYSSIPRGREKAGPMGSHQGPGPPPCQKAPSGPVTSCKAPFLVDQSQKLPAVPASSWKPPPGLAPPQKAPAASAPPRKAPAVPAPSQKAPAIPASSRKPSAASASPRKASAVPAPPQKTPPPSQKAPSVPTIPQKAVSPTAPKKKSLLLPAPSQKALPTSPTQYQMALGPPASRGKLPGNFDVLPTGIPGRAVLERSQSGGKPEPAVTVRTQETDVVEMTTQAKSPESPFTVTKKESKDILISQTEEVSLEAFRGQGKSEDRAHWAKLEERSPDPPGVRSKELEQRKRRVKAKELAVEGPSQEHSRPFSVEALTLAKLMITANSKEQRSKPALVSLPSWLLATPQVSATSMMASMPSRPGQLSSLEGKPVVVREQPESHTWVKEGKRPWGEMKEPPWDPEGPPKVPFRSKPTSASLKREGISQAPIPLTASPWEDLRPSPLSETLISKMEATARASQQPKRVSQEPVRMPAQHPLATVGSSSEILLPMLLEVETVRNTGTKAEETQEESGVLNLLPSLQHSQHSEWPDAGA encoded by the exons ATGATCTGGCTTCAAAACAGGAGGTGCCTTGAGCCGCTCCAGGGCACCCCGAAGTGGGTCCCCGTTCTGGGGGAGCTGCAAAAGACCCTCCAGAAGGGCGAGTACCTGCCCCTCCGTCCGCTGCCCATGTTCGAGAGTAACTTTGTTCAG GTGACCCATCAAGGGGGCCGGGTGTTCGTGAATCACAGAACCAACCGGCTGGCCATGGGCGTGGCCGCCTCCCTGCCAGGCCTGGTGTTGCCTGACATCTTGCTGATCGGCCAGCCCGCCGAGGACAGGGACTGCTCGGGCCTCGTGCTGACCAG gaTGATCCCCCTGGACCTCGTCCACCTCTGCGTCCATGACCTCTCTGCCTGGCGCCTGAAGCTACGCCTGGTCTCGGGCCGCCAGTACTACCTGGCCCTGGACGCCCCCGACAACGAGGTGGGCTTCCTGTTCCACTGCTGGGTCCGCCTCATCAACCTGCTTCAGGAGCCGGCTCCCACCTGGACCCCCAGGACCACGCGCACGGCCCCCCTGGATATGCCGCTGGCCGAAGCGCCTGCCTCCACCTGGCACCTGCAG GACCAGCCCATCAGCAGACATGCAG TCAGGGTTGCTGAGCACAACTTTCCCCATAAGACGGTGGCCGCTCAGAGACAGAGGAAGGCCAAG GTGCTCAAGCGCAGTTTCAAGTCTCAGGCCGTGGGCGACTCTGTGCCCCTCATCTGGTCGCAGCTGGAGCATGCCGACGTCAGGAAGAAACCTGCAGAAAAGAA GTCCCACTCAGACCCCCGCCCCGACAGAACTCACACCCAAATCTGCTTGCCTG AGAAGACCAGCATCACCACCTGGACCATCTTCAGCATCATTTCCAGCACTGCCAACCAGACACAGTCCTCTCCAAAG GCCTGCACATCTGCATCTGATGAGGCCACAGGCCAGGGACATGTGGTTGAGAGCCCTTCACCCTGTGTCTCAGCTGACCGCCCTGATGGCTTCTTTCTGGGCTCCTGCAGCTCCCTGGACCCGTGCCTGTGGCATCAGGACACGGAAGACCTCATGGACTCTGAGGGCAGCACTCTGTCGTCTGCTGCCTCCGGCCTGGCTCCCTATCCCCCGGCTGCCTGCCTCTCCACACCCTACTCTTCCATCCCCAGGGGCAGGGAAAAGGCCGGGCCTATGGGCTCCCACCAGGGGCCGGGGCCACCACCCTGCCAGAAGGCCCCATCTGGCCCTGTCACATCTTGTAAGGCACCATTCCTCGTTGACCAGTCCCAGAAGCTCCCAGCTGTACCTGCTTCATCGTGGAAACCCCCGCCTGGATTGGCTCCTCCCCAGAAGGCCCCAGCTGCATCAGCTCCTCCCCGGAAGGCCCCAGCTGTACCTGCTCCATCCCAGAAGGCCCCAGCCATACCTGCTTCATCCCGGAAGCCCTCAGCTGCGTCAGCTTCTCCCCGAAAGGCCTCAGCTGTACCTGCCCCACCCCAGAAGACCCCACCCCCATCTCAGAAGGCCCCATCTGTACCTACCATTCCCCAGAAGGCTGTGTCCCCCACTGCTCCAAAGAAGAAATCTCTGCTCCTCCCTGCCCCATCCCAGAAGGCTCTGCCAACCTCACCTACCCAATACCAGATGGCGCTGGGCCCCCCTGCCTCACGGGGGAAGCTCCCTGGCAATTTTGACGTGTTGCCAACAGGAATTCCTGGAAGAGCCGTGCTGGAGAGAAGCCAGTCTGGAGGGAAACCGGAGCCGGCGGTGACGGTgcgcacccaggagacagacgtAGTGGAGATGACGACTCAGGCCAAGTCCCCGGAGTCGCCCTTCACCGTGACCAAGAAGGAGTCCAAGGACATCCTGATTAGCCAAACCGAGGAGGTGAGCCTGGAGGCCTTCAGGGGCCAGGGGAAGTCGGAGGACCGGGCCCACTGGGCGAAGCTTGAAGAGAGGTCCCCGGACCCGCCTGGCGTGAGATCCAAGGAGTTGGAGCAGCGGAAGAGACGGGTCAAGGCGAAGGAGCTGGCTGTCGAGGGCCCCTCCCAGGAGCACAgcaggcccttctctgtggaaGCGCTCACCCTCGCCAAGCTCATGATCACGGCCAACTCCAAAGAGCAGCGCTCGAAACCCGCTTTGGTCTCACTTCCCTCCTGGCTCTTGGCGACTCCGCAGGTGTCGGCCACGTCAATGATGGCTTCCATGCCCTCCCGCCCCGGCCAGCTGTCCTCACTGGAGGGGAAGCCAGTGGTGGTCAGAGAGCAGCCAGAGTCGCACACCTGGGTGAAGGAGGGCAAGCGGCCATGGGGCGAGATGAAGGAGCCACCCTGGGACCCCGAGGGGCCACCCAAGGTGCCCTTTCGCTCCAAGCCCACCTCTGCCAGTCTGAAGAGGGAAGGAATCTCCCAGGCGCCTATCCCCCTGACCGCCTCACCGTGGGAGGACTTACGGCCATCGCCCCTCTCGGAGACCCTCATCTCAAAGATGGAGGCCACAGCCAGGGCGTCCCAGCAGCCCAAGAGGGTGTCGCAGGAGCCCGTGAGGATGCCAGCCCAGCACCCCCTGGCCACTGTGGGGTCGTCTTCAGAAATTCTTTTGCCCATGCTCTTAGAAGTTGAAACTGTGAGGAACACGGGCACCAAGGCAGAGGAGACACAGGAGGAATCGGGCGTCTTGAACCTTCTGCCCAG CCTGCAGCACTCCCAGCACTCCGAGTGGCCGGATGCGGGGGCTTAA